One Lacticaseibacillus rhamnosus genomic window carries:
- a CDS encoding PTS sugar transporter subunit IIB, with the protein MTEPNIKAVRLDERLIHGQGRLWISNLGVNLVIVANDEVATSHIQQQLMSSLMPESVGIRFFSLEETANKIFKASPRQTIFIIVKTAQDVLTLAEKGVPITELNVGNIHMKEGKTRLTNFISVDASDLEALKTLHIKYHVNLNTRTTPLGNDVGSDFDLNDYVTKH; encoded by the coding sequence ATGACAGAACCAAATATTAAGGCAGTAAGGCTTGACGAGCGACTCATTCACGGTCAAGGACGTCTCTGGATTTCTAATCTTGGCGTTAATTTAGTCATAGTTGCTAATGACGAGGTAGCTACTAGCCACATTCAGCAACAGTTAATGTCGTCGTTAATGCCGGAATCGGTCGGTATCCGTTTCTTTTCGCTCGAAGAAACGGCCAATAAAATTTTCAAAGCTTCACCGAGGCAAACGATTTTCATTATTGTTAAGACCGCTCAGGATGTTTTAACACTTGCAGAAAAAGGTGTGCCAATCACGGAACTAAATGTCGGCAATATTCATATGAAGGAAGGCAAAACGCGCCTTACGAATTTTATTTCTGTAGATGCTAGTGATCTTGAGGCTTTGAAGACACTACACATAAAATATCATGTCAATCTAAACACGCGTACAACGCCATTAGGTAACGATGTTGGGTCCGATTTTGATTTAAACGATTATGTAACTAAGCATTGA
- a CDS encoding PTS system mannose/fructose/sorbose family transporter subunit IID, producing the protein MASSRKPVLTKKDYLNSILRSYVLQNAQNYGTMQGTGMANSIMPQLRKIYKDDDAEFKRVTTSNLEFYNTNPQPYPFVTSIMLAMYDSGQDENDVRAIKFALMGPLAGIGDALSQFGLAPLFSSIFASLALQGMTWAPIPFILCLFGITFGVRMLMGYLGWKVGTSIIDTLSDRMAAIADVASMLGLTVIAGLSVSFVKVNLAWQYTQVIKGKTQVVAVQTILDKIMPFMLPIALTYFVYWLITKKKWTIYKIVILLFVAGVLLSVLGILK; encoded by the coding sequence ATGGCATCTAGTCGAAAACCGGTTTTAACCAAAAAAGATTACTTAAATTCCATTCTCCGGTCCTATGTGTTACAAAACGCTCAAAATTACGGCACGATGCAGGGAACCGGAATGGCAAATAGCATTATGCCACAACTTCGGAAAATTTATAAAGATGATGACGCTGAGTTTAAACGAGTTACAACCTCAAATTTGGAATTTTATAACACAAATCCACAACCTTATCCATTTGTGACCAGTATTATGTTGGCTATGTATGATAGTGGCCAAGATGAAAATGATGTACGAGCGATTAAGTTCGCTTTAATGGGACCCTTGGCTGGTATTGGAGATGCACTTTCTCAGTTTGGATTAGCACCTTTGTTTAGTTCAATCTTTGCATCGCTGGCGCTTCAAGGCATGACATGGGCACCGATTCCGTTCATTCTGTGTTTGTTTGGTATCACTTTCGGAGTCCGGATGTTGATGGGCTATCTGGGATGGAAAGTAGGTACCAGCATTATTGATACCTTATCAGATCGGATGGCTGCCATTGCCGATGTTGCAAGCATGTTAGGGTTAACGGTTATTGCAGGCTTGTCAGTTTCTTTTGTAAAGGTTAACTTGGCTTGGCAATATACACAGGTTATTAAGGGAAAGACACAAGTAGTTGCAGTCCAGACAATTCTCGACAAGATTATGCCATTTATGTTGCCGATTGCGTTGACATACTTTGTTTATTGGTTGATTACAAAGAAAAAATGGACTATCTACAAGATTGTTATTCTGCTCTTTGTTGCAGGTGTCTTACTTTCGGTTCTGGGAATCTTAAAGTAG
- a CDS encoding bifunctional 2-keto-4-hydroxyglutarate aldolase/2-keto-3-deoxy-6-phosphogluconate aldolase: MQKYTFLSRLINTGCVAVIRGENLQAAIRTCDAVIAGGITGIEFTFTIPHADKALKELTEKYDSQKSIVIGAGTVLDAVTARLAILAGAKFIVSPSFNPDVAKICNLYAIPYTPGVFTPTEIQQALEAGVDLVKIFPGSVAGLPMIQALKGPFPTLAIMPTGGVSLDNMEAWFSAGATLVGAGSNLVEAAAHGNFDQVTATALKYRKKVDQIKQSRR; the protein is encoded by the coding sequence TTGCAAAAATACACCTTTCTAAGCCGGTTAATAAACACCGGCTGCGTTGCCGTTATCCGGGGTGAAAACCTGCAAGCTGCAATCAGAACTTGTGATGCTGTTATCGCCGGAGGTATTACCGGAATTGAGTTTACATTCACAATCCCTCATGCAGATAAGGCACTCAAAGAACTTACCGAAAAGTACGACTCTCAGAAAAGCATCGTCATCGGTGCAGGTACTGTTCTTGATGCGGTCACTGCACGTTTAGCCATCCTTGCTGGTGCAAAGTTCATTGTAAGTCCAAGTTTCAACCCGGATGTCGCAAAAATATGTAATCTTTATGCTATCCCCTATACACCAGGTGTCTTCACGCCAACTGAAATTCAGCAGGCACTCGAAGCCGGCGTAGACCTAGTTAAAATCTTCCCAGGCAGTGTAGCTGGACTGCCTATGATTCAAGCTTTGAAGGGCCCATTTCCAACACTTGCTATCATGCCAACTGGCGGCGTCTCTCTCGATAATATGGAAGCTTGGTTTAGTGCTGGTGCTACGCTTGTGGGTGCTGGTTCAAATCTCGTAGAAGCCGCTGCCCATGGTAACTTTGATCAAGTCACAGCAACTGCTCTTAAATATCGCAAAAAAGTTGATCAAATCAAACAATCTAGGAGATGA
- the kduD gene encoding 2-dehydro-3-deoxy-D-gluconate 5-dehydrogenase KduD, giving the protein MSEIHQTEEEIRQHEEELDHFKMTQFNLNGKVAIITGGNTGLGQGYAVAMAEAGADIFIPTFGRAEWDNTRRLIEKRGQKVAFMEVNLTEPGSAEKVVKEALKQMGHIDILVNNAGMIRRNPLLESKDKDWDQVIAINLSAVYHLSLEVSKVFAQQKSGKIINIGSMLSFQGGKYIPSYTASKHGVAGLTKAFASEMGPYNVQINAIAPGYIKTENTAPVRADKNRNDDILSRIPAGHWGEPYELMGIAVFLASDAANYINGAIIPVDGGFLVS; this is encoded by the coding sequence ATGAGTGAAATTCACCAAACTGAAGAGGAAATTCGTCAACATGAAGAAGAACTGGACCATTTTAAGATGACCCAATTTAATCTTAATGGTAAAGTCGCAATTATTACGGGTGGAAATACAGGATTAGGTCAAGGTTATGCTGTTGCAATGGCAGAAGCCGGAGCGGATATTTTCATTCCAACTTTTGGCCGAGCAGAATGGGATAACACACGGCGGTTAATCGAAAAACGTGGTCAAAAGGTTGCGTTCATGGAGGTTAATCTAACTGAGCCAGGAAGTGCTGAAAAAGTCGTTAAGGAAGCACTAAAGCAGATGGGCCATATCGATATTTTGGTCAACAATGCGGGTATGATCCGGCGTAATCCATTATTAGAATCAAAAGACAAAGACTGGGATCAGGTTATCGCGATTAATCTCAGCGCTGTGTACCATTTGTCTCTAGAAGTTTCAAAAGTATTCGCCCAACAAAAGTCAGGAAAAATCATCAATATTGGCTCCATGCTCTCGTTCCAAGGCGGTAAGTATATTCCCTCTTATACTGCAAGTAAGCATGGTGTTGCCGGCTTAACAAAGGCGTTTGCTTCCGAAATGGGTCCTTATAATGTGCAGATTAACGCTATTGCACCCGGCTATATTAAGACGGAAAACACAGCACCTGTGCGCGCCGATAAGAACCGCAATGATGATATTCTTAGTCGTATTCCTGCGGGACATTGGGGTGAACCCTATGAGTTAATGGGGATTGCAGTCTTTCTGGCAAGCGATGCCGCAAATTACATTAATGGTGCCATCATCCCTGTTGACGGTGGTTTCCTTGTTAGCTGA
- a CDS encoding heparinase II/III family protein, whose translation MAKMTWTTYIQQLRQHQHLTDHAQKNADRLLKNVYLFDNPYAMEPTQISYTMDPIQWQKTPNGDPEWLYMLKRQEYLLDLLEAFYETGDMVYQKKMKALLFSWIEENLAFPDTWRTIDTGIRLLNWTPVIANLLESQLLTAKERVNVESAVNTQAAYLKQNYTEKFDISNWGILITTGILTYAAQFPNVIESDILHWAQKRFEVELDLQVDAQGMQWEQSPLYLLEVWRSSLAVIAAQQRADLSVSPIVLAKTKAMHNMMAQYIKPNLKLLQQGDTDAIRIDSLYQASVAILKLPSALSKQLDPVFDFGLLELAHEQWQLTTSEAVLPKQFDAPISGNYFWRSGWDKQADYWHLFNGNLGSGHGHAALGHLDLTIGGQDVLVDPGRYTYVDGTERRYLKGVTAHNTVMLDHKAFSLPKDSWKYQYVSNPIANQSVKFARGQVVKAVFLDQSQEDSAIITRFLIGLSEERLWLALDLISYPGQHSLQRFWQISPHLEVARNGDGYILGDSARFTTTESQIRQSKQLFSPRYNELQHLTRLESETLFQDFTAQVAVFSAGDKVVKITPVSAKHSGEVEEEVPQKLALGFRLDLGENRDYLITLQPENTILGRKLYWFDGTEAYGSLNIFSRQGHKVIEHFQLL comes from the coding sequence ATGGCGAAAATGACTTGGACCACGTACATTCAACAGTTGCGTCAGCATCAACACCTCACTGATCATGCGCAAAAAAATGCTGATCGATTATTGAAGAATGTCTATTTATTTGATAACCCCTATGCAATGGAGCCTACGCAAATCAGCTATACGATGGATCCGATTCAGTGGCAGAAAACGCCCAATGGTGATCCGGAATGGCTTTATATGTTGAAACGACAAGAATATTTGCTTGATCTTTTAGAAGCTTTCTATGAAACCGGCGACATGGTATATCAGAAGAAAATGAAGGCGCTGCTCTTTAGCTGGATTGAAGAAAACTTGGCATTTCCTGATACTTGGCGGACGATCGACACAGGAATACGATTGTTGAACTGGACCCCCGTGATTGCCAATCTTCTGGAGAGTCAGTTACTGACTGCGAAGGAGCGGGTGAACGTTGAAAGCGCGGTGAATACTCAAGCCGCCTATTTAAAGCAAAACTATACAGAAAAGTTTGACATCAGTAACTGGGGGATCTTGATCACTACGGGTATTTTAACCTATGCTGCTCAATTTCCAAACGTGATTGAGTCAGATATTCTTCATTGGGCTCAAAAGCGGTTTGAAGTAGAACTGGATCTTCAAGTAGACGCCCAAGGCATGCAGTGGGAGCAGTCGCCATTATATTTGCTTGAAGTTTGGCGAAGTTCACTTGCTGTTATTGCGGCACAGCAGCGGGCAGACTTATCAGTGTCGCCAATCGTATTAGCCAAAACGAAAGCGATGCACAACATGATGGCGCAGTATATCAAACCGAACTTGAAGTTGTTGCAGCAAGGGGATACTGATGCAATTAGAATTGATAGTTTGTATCAAGCTTCAGTAGCAATCCTGAAACTGCCATCAGCATTGTCGAAACAACTTGATCCTGTGTTTGACTTTGGGTTGTTAGAGTTGGCTCATGAGCAATGGCAATTAACTACTAGTGAAGCAGTTTTACCTAAACAATTCGATGCACCAATTAGCGGTAATTACTTTTGGCGCTCCGGTTGGGATAAGCAAGCAGATTATTGGCACCTTTTCAATGGTAACTTAGGCAGCGGGCATGGTCATGCAGCACTGGGACATCTTGATTTAACGATCGGTGGTCAGGATGTACTTGTTGATCCGGGTCGATACACATACGTTGATGGAACCGAACGCCGTTATTTGAAAGGGGTTACCGCACATAACACAGTGATGTTGGATCACAAAGCGTTCAGCTTACCGAAGGATTCATGGAAGTACCAATACGTCTCCAATCCCATAGCTAATCAAAGTGTGAAATTTGCTAGAGGACAGGTAGTCAAGGCGGTTTTTCTCGACCAGTCCCAAGAGGATTCGGCCATAATCACACGTTTTCTCATCGGTTTGAGCGAAGAAAGGCTGTGGCTTGCTCTTGACTTAATCAGTTATCCAGGCCAACACTCCCTACAGCGATTTTGGCAAATATCCCCACACCTTGAAGTGGCAAGAAATGGTGATGGGTATATTTTGGGAGATAGTGCCCGTTTTACTACAACAGAAAGCCAGATTAGGCAAAGCAAACAACTTTTTTCGCCACGATATAACGAGCTTCAGCATTTGACGCGACTAGAAAGTGAGACCCTTTTTCAGGATTTCACAGCCCAAGTAGCTGTATTTTCAGCCGGAGATAAAGTCGTTAAGATTACGCCAGTCTCAGCCAAGCATTCTGGTGAAGTTGAGGAAGAAGTTCCACAAAAGTTGGCATTGGGCTTTCGACTGGATTTGGGTGAAAACCGTGACTACCTAATCACTTTACAACCCGAAAATACCATTCTAGGACGTAAACTTTACTGGTTTGATGGCACTGAGGCATACGGAAGTTTGAACATTTTTTCAAGACAGGGTCACAAAGTTATCGAACATTTTCAATTGTTATAG
- a CDS encoding IclR family transcriptional regulator gives MNTGKEASKPYGTVLIKAKEILDFLLAANDPPTLSDISRGLHSPKPTTLKILSTLETLGFVWRDTDSKRYFLGTHFIPYAQKALATFNIVNVARPFLEDLRDKTEETINLGIERNNKIILVEKLESPRSIKLQSTIGGSMNLYSSAMGKAILATFSSKSLDSYFKSTKMVPMTPHTITTPSKLQKDLNSIKELGVSVDNEENEEEVFCLGASIVRDGQLYGAFSISAPKYRMPQERRSAFVRMLLDTKHAIESAI, from the coding sequence TTGAATACTGGTAAAGAAGCGTCTAAACCATATGGAACCGTCTTAATCAAGGCCAAGGAAATCTTGGACTTTCTGTTGGCAGCAAATGATCCACCAACTTTATCTGATATCAGTCGTGGTTTACATTCGCCAAAACCGACAACCTTAAAAATCCTGAGCACACTTGAAACGCTTGGCTTTGTCTGGCGTGATACCGACTCTAAGCGTTATTTTTTAGGAACACACTTTATACCTTACGCGCAGAAAGCTCTAGCAACTTTTAACATTGTCAATGTTGCACGTCCTTTTTTGGAGGACCTTCGTGACAAAACCGAGGAGACCATTAATCTAGGTATTGAGCGAAACAATAAGATCATCCTGGTTGAAAAGCTAGAAAGCCCTCGTAGCATTAAACTACAATCAACGATCGGTGGAAGCATGAACCTTTATTCCTCAGCAATGGGTAAAGCAATCCTTGCCACCTTTTCGTCCAAATCTTTAGACAGTTATTTCAAGTCTACTAAGATGGTCCCAATGACACCCCACACGATCACAACACCATCTAAGCTTCAAAAGGACCTTAACTCGATTAAAGAATTAGGCGTTTCTGTTGATAATGAAGAAAACGAAGAGGAGGTCTTCTGCCTCGGGGCGTCAATTGTTCGTGATGGGCAACTATACGGTGCGTTTAGTATTAGCGCTCCTAAATATCGTATGCCTCAGGAAAGACGTTCCGCCTTTGTCAGAATGTTATTAGATACAAAACATGCAATCGAAAGTGCTATTTAA
- the kduI gene encoding 5-dehydro-4-deoxy-D-glucuronate isomerase: MSFSMVTRYAHSPEDIQHYDTSKLRHEFLMEKIFNPGDILLTYTYNDRMIFGGVMPTDEPLEIKLSTELGVDFFLQRRELGIINIGGAGAITIDGRKDAMSNQDGYYIGMGTQKVVFTSEDRDHPAKFYVVSTPAHKTYPNKKLPFATALAKPMGDQQHLNKRTIYKYIDASQMDTCQLQMGYTVLEPGSSWNTMPAHTHARRMETYMYFNFADPETRVFHFLGKPDETRHITLFNEQAVVNPSWSIHCGVGTTNYAFIWAMCGENQTYDDMDQVAMNELR; encoded by the coding sequence TTGAGTTTTAGCATGGTCACACGTTACGCACATAGTCCAGAAGATATTCAGCATTATGACACATCCAAGTTGCGCCACGAATTCCTGATGGAAAAGATCTTCAATCCCGGAGATATCCTACTCACTTATACGTACAATGATCGAATGATTTTCGGAGGTGTCATGCCAACAGACGAACCACTTGAAATTAAATTATCAACAGAATTAGGTGTGGATTTCTTCCTTCAACGGCGCGAGTTAGGGATCATCAATATTGGCGGTGCTGGCGCAATTACAATTGACGGACGGAAGGATGCCATGTCCAACCAAGATGGTTACTACATTGGCATGGGAACCCAAAAAGTTGTCTTTACTTCGGAAGACCGCGACCATCCTGCGAAGTTTTACGTAGTTTCAACGCCAGCACATAAAACCTATCCGAATAAAAAACTGCCATTTGCTACCGCACTTGCGAAACCAATGGGCGATCAGCAACATCTCAATAAAAGAACTATTTACAAATATATTGACGCTTCGCAAATGGATACTTGTCAATTACAAATGGGATATACCGTATTAGAACCCGGCTCTTCTTGGAATACGATGCCGGCCCATACGCACGCAAGACGCATGGAAACATATATGTATTTCAATTTTGCCGATCCAGAAACGCGAGTCTTTCACTTTTTGGGCAAGCCGGATGAAACACGGCATATTACGCTATTCAACGAACAAGCTGTTGTTAACCCAAGTTGGTCCATTCACTGTGGGGTTGGAACCACAAACTATGCCTTCATTTGGGCAATGTGTGGGGAGAATCAAACATACGATGACATGGATCAAGTAGCAATGAATGAATTACGCTAA
- a CDS encoding PTS sugar transporter subunit IIA domain-containing protein produces MNYAMAIVGHGRYPEGVLSALKLLIGTTEGMTAFNLDENTTHERFEQCLNDFLKENKHAIIFADMTGGAPHQIVSRLIIEKNQPHQYIISSAPLNLILDLYAKNMSGFEDNAIEETLRHTVELSKQLIEILPDRMKTNSTKVPIPNAAPDEGDGI; encoded by the coding sequence ATGAATTATGCAATGGCAATTGTCGGGCACGGTCGGTACCCAGAGGGGGTTCTCTCGGCACTGAAATTATTGATTGGAACGACAGAGGGAATGACTGCCTTTAACCTAGACGAAAACACAACCCATGAACGATTTGAGCAATGCTTGAATGACTTCCTTAAAGAAAATAAGCACGCAATTATATTTGCAGATATGACTGGGGGTGCACCGCATCAGATTGTCTCCCGGCTAATCATTGAGAAAAATCAGCCACATCAATATATCATTTCAAGTGCGCCTTTAAATTTAATACTTGATCTATATGCAAAGAATATGAGTGGATTTGAGGATAATGCAATTGAGGAGACACTGCGGCACACTGTAGAACTCTCAAAGCAGCTGATTGAGATTTTGCCTGACAGAATGAAGACCAATTCCACGAAGGTACCGATTCCGAATGCCGCCCCAGATGAAGGGGATGGTATTTGA
- a CDS encoding preprotein translocase subunit YajC, producing the protein MTLWQIVLAILVVVVFLLYLVAIPLAKQRAMKKQAAIVDQMHANLKLGDQIVLIDGIVGTIRGLDQENVRVEIAVNTIINVKRMGIAGVTKEAKTDGENDLDHVHSTVASASTPH; encoded by the coding sequence ATGACTTTGTGGCAAATCGTTCTGGCAATATTAGTTGTCGTAGTCTTTCTGCTGTATCTCGTTGCAATTCCACTTGCTAAGCAGCGTGCCATGAAAAAACAGGCAGCAATTGTTGATCAAATGCATGCTAATTTAAAGTTAGGTGATCAGATTGTGCTTATTGATGGCATCGTGGGCACAATTAGGGGATTGGATCAAGAAAACGTGCGCGTTGAAATTGCTGTCAACACCATCATTAATGTTAAACGTATGGGGATTGCTGGCGTGACAAAGGAGGCCAAAACGGATGGCGAAAATGACTTGGACCACGTACATTCAACAGTTGCGTCAGCATCAACACCTCACTGA
- a CDS encoding PTS mannose/fructose/sorbose/N-acetylgalactosamine transporter subunit IIC, translating into MTYSILQALLVGLWAAFCFAGQQWGIYTNRALFISFGIGLILGDLQTAVVFGATAELAFMGFGVGPGGSTPPNPLGPGVVGTIMAISIQGLKPAAALSLSYPFAILIPFVITFIFSVNANNLAWSRKAIEEGKYRKFHFLANTTLLGFILFAFCFGFAATLSTSALKVFVQAIPQWLISGLTVAGGLLPAVGFALIMSTMVKKEYIPALILGYVCVAYLKMPVIGLAFAGAVLAFNNYYNGHRANKNQDQGSNTNNDSNNSDDGGIEDGI; encoded by the coding sequence ATGACCTATTCTATTTTGCAAGCGCTTTTGGTAGGCCTTTGGGCAGCGTTCTGCTTTGCTGGCCAACAATGGGGGATTTATACCAATCGTGCATTGTTCATATCATTCGGGATTGGTTTAATTTTGGGTGACTTACAGACGGCCGTTGTTTTTGGTGCAACCGCTGAATTAGCCTTTATGGGATTTGGTGTAGGACCTGGTGGCTCAACACCGCCTAATCCTTTGGGCCCTGGTGTTGTTGGAACTATCATGGCGATCTCGATTCAAGGCTTAAAACCAGCCGCTGCTTTATCACTTTCGTATCCGTTTGCAATTTTAATCCCATTCGTCATCACATTCATCTTTTCTGTCAATGCCAACAACCTTGCTTGGTCACGAAAGGCTATTGAAGAAGGCAAGTATCGCAAGTTTCACTTTCTTGCCAACACGACCTTGTTAGGGTTTATTCTGTTCGCTTTCTGTTTTGGCTTTGCTGCTACGTTAAGCACAAGTGCATTGAAGGTTTTTGTTCAAGCAATTCCTCAGTGGCTGATTAGTGGCTTGACTGTTGCAGGTGGTCTGCTTCCTGCCGTTGGATTTGCACTTATTATGAGCACGATGGTCAAGAAGGAATATATTCCGGCTTTAATCCTTGGTTACGTTTGTGTTGCTTACCTGAAGATGCCGGTAATCGGATTGGCATTTGCGGGTGCGGTTCTCGCCTTTAATAATTACTATAATGGACATCGCGCTAACAAAAACCAAGACCAAGGATCAAACACAAATAATGACAGTAACAACAGTGACGATGGGGGTATTGAAGATGGCATCTAG
- a CDS encoding glycoside hydrolase family 88 protein: protein MRIEPLTDAQRFFNAGLVDKRMLTTALDNAIKHLDLNIKVMGENFPEPSTIHNRYAPMKNIEWTSGFWTGMLWLAYEYTGSNHYRELAEKNVTSFSNRINQKIAVDHHDLGFLYSPSVVSAYQLTGSSVAKRSGIKAADQLLTRFNEKGGFIQAWGKKGAKDENRLIIDALLNIPLLYWATRVTRDVKYQQIGDRHYQTALKTVFRSDGSTFHTYFFDDDGNPLRGATRQGYSDDSDWARGQAWAIYGTALHYYDTHDKTTFDVFKAVTNFFLNRLPADHVPYWDLIFQEGSDQSRDSSSAAIAVCGMHEMLKYIPESDPDKNVYRMAMHAQLKSLIQNYAAPLDGQTGEPLLLHGVYSWHSGHGVDEGNLWGDYFYMEALIRFYKDWQLYW from the coding sequence TTGAGAATAGAACCCTTAACAGATGCGCAGCGCTTTTTCAACGCTGGATTGGTGGATAAGCGCATGTTAACAACAGCTTTAGATAATGCAATTAAACATCTAGATTTAAACATAAAAGTAATGGGTGAAAATTTTCCTGAACCATCTACTATTCATAATCGTTATGCGCCAATGAAAAACATTGAATGGACAAGCGGTTTTTGGACGGGCATGTTATGGCTGGCATATGAATACACTGGCAGTAATCATTATCGAGAGCTGGCAGAAAAGAATGTCACTAGCTTTTCTAACCGAATTAATCAGAAGATAGCTGTTGATCATCATGATCTAGGGTTTTTGTACTCGCCTTCAGTCGTCAGCGCTTATCAATTAACAGGCAGTTCGGTCGCAAAAAGATCTGGCATTAAAGCAGCAGACCAATTATTGACTCGCTTCAATGAAAAAGGCGGCTTTATTCAAGCATGGGGGAAAAAGGGTGCTAAGGATGAAAACCGGCTGATTATTGATGCTCTACTCAATATTCCGCTTTTGTACTGGGCAACACGCGTTACTCGTGATGTTAAGTATCAACAGATTGGGGATCGACACTATCAAACGGCTTTAAAGACAGTGTTTCGATCAGATGGATCTACTTTTCATACTTATTTCTTCGATGACGACGGTAATCCGTTGCGCGGTGCGACTCGGCAAGGCTATTCAGATGATTCGGATTGGGCACGAGGCCAGGCCTGGGCAATTTATGGAACGGCGCTGCATTATTATGACACGCATGACAAGACTACTTTTGACGTTTTTAAGGCCGTTACAAACTTTTTTCTTAATCGTTTGCCGGCGGATCACGTACCATACTGGGACCTTATCTTTCAGGAGGGAAGTGATCAAAGTAGGGATTCATCTTCCGCGGCAATTGCTGTGTGTGGTATGCATGAAATGTTGAAATACATACCTGAGTCCGACCCGGACAAAAACGTTTATCGAATGGCAATGCATGCTCAGCTCAAATCTTTGATTCAAAACTATGCTGCACCATTAGACGGACAAACGGGAGAGCCTTTGCTGCTTCATGGTGTTTACTCTTGGCATTCCGGGCACGGTGTGGATGAAGGCAACCTCTGGGGCGATTACTTTTATATGGAAGCGTTGATCAGATTTTATAAAGACTGGCAATTATATTGGTAG
- a CDS encoding sugar kinase, with protein MPTVLTFGETMLRLKPVDHQRIFQASNFEANYGGAEANAAVSLSLLGDQVQYLTKLPDNPLGSTARNTIRSFGVNTTKILWGGNRLGIYFFEKGTSVRNTNVVYDRAGSAFATVKASEFDWPSLLQDVDYFYFSGITPAIGSELQQAILDACRYCANHKITVVCDMNFRGKMWTAETAQTYFKTVMPYINVCIANDEDFEATLGIKAFDGNMATGIDQIDDFKRGMFEVINRWPNVHTVASVVRNIYSVEKSQWTGLLVQNDAAYQGPIFNMHVFEGVASGDAFGAGLVHGFIEDFNPQKMIDYAISASVLKLTISGDLNLVTDKDINAIMNTSSGVNR; from the coding sequence ATGCCAACTGTTCTAACTTTTGGAGAAACGATGCTTAGGCTCAAACCAGTTGACCATCAACGGATCTTTCAAGCATCCAATTTTGAGGCAAACTATGGTGGCGCAGAAGCTAATGCTGCTGTATCGCTTTCTTTACTTGGCGATCAAGTGCAATACCTGACCAAGCTTCCTGACAATCCATTAGGTTCAACTGCACGGAATACTATTCGTAGCTTTGGCGTCAATACGACCAAAATTCTTTGGGGCGGTAATCGTCTAGGAATTTACTTCTTTGAAAAGGGTACTAGTGTCCGAAATACAAATGTCGTTTACGATCGCGCGGGAAGTGCTTTTGCGACTGTCAAGGCATCTGAGTTTGACTGGCCATCTCTGCTTCAGGATGTTGATTATTTTTATTTTTCCGGAATTACACCAGCAATCGGATCAGAACTGCAACAAGCCATTCTTGATGCATGTCGCTACTGTGCCAATCACAAGATAACCGTCGTCTGTGACATGAACTTCCGTGGGAAAATGTGGACAGCCGAAACAGCACAAACCTATTTCAAAACGGTCATGCCTTATATTAATGTTTGTATCGCCAACGATGAAGACTTTGAGGCAACATTAGGAATTAAAGCTTTTGATGGTAACATGGCCACTGGGATTGATCAGATTGACGATTTTAAACGTGGCATGTTCGAAGTCATCAATCGCTGGCCAAACGTTCATACAGTTGCCAGTGTGGTTCGTAACATCTACTCAGTTGAAAAGAGCCAATGGACCGGACTGCTCGTTCAAAATGACGCGGCATATCAGGGACCAATTTTTAACATGCATGTTTTTGAGGGTGTCGCCTCTGGGGATGCTTTTGGCGCAGGTCTTGTTCATGGTTTCATAGAAGATTTTAATCCGCAAAAAATGATCGACTATGCTATATCCGCCAGCGTCCTCAAGCTGACTATTAGTGGTGATTTGAATCTCGTCACTGACAAAGACATCAATGCAATCATGAATACCAGCAGTGGTGTGAATCGTTGA